The following proteins are co-located in the Tachysurus vachellii isolate PV-2020 chromosome 17, HZAU_Pvac_v1, whole genome shotgun sequence genome:
- the mfhas1 gene encoding malignant fibrous histiocytoma-amplified sequence 1 homolog has protein sequence MAENETNLRTARIWRDAALRSRKLRTNLRQLTLSTTNNQKITLPDDIKEIEVLNLGNNSLQELPEGLGSTLTKLRILILRRNKFTSVPSPIFQLCHLAELDLSHNCLSHLSEDIEHLKGLKKLCVSHNKIQYLPSQIGTLQALEEFDVSFNELHDFPRSFTQLKKLRTLDVDHNKLQNFPPELLALSDLEELDCSGNKLEGLPGNITMLQSLKIVWLSSTHISFLPETFCDLQNLESLMLDNNSLAVLPWSFGKMQTLKMLNLSSNSFEDFPQVILTITSLEELYLSRNKLSFLPDELGQLSNLANLWLDNNRITFLPASIVELEKLEELVLQGNQIAILPDNFGKLSKVNIWKVKDNPLIQPPYEVCMKGIPYIAAYQKELAHAQTAVKPRLKLVLMGQTNAGKTKLRQCIVSKPLDAKTITGGRGIDVTNWVADAHRSLTFIVYDLSGKQNYELIKPFFLSPGALYIVVVNLKLYTCKTFYSSVGYFLHLLSAKVPHAVVCVVGTHIDLCTETELEEKCLDIHRQISLQEKRDTESLRTLAKQVDEALEQDYDVRASSPHVLFYGVSDRNLRRKKAQLQYMLNNRLQILSPVFCVSCVEMRNIQRLKEKLMSVADHRDIFPNLHRVLPKSWQMLEELHFKPQDLWLSWWDSARLGLQAGLTEDRLQSALSYLHESGKLLYFEDSVTLKEFVFHNLPRFIAVLNVFFQKDITAMLEKLNAESDSEENSQFTSSQIQHHVESFLLQGLLPSNVIRQLLKPLVQTQQDLHLIMELLEKMGVCYCVNKPRSKPLNGAPVVYKFPSLVSSEEPNTEPWQNGGSSVPGQFFSVEQLQIEYTFPFLIPPGLFARFSVQINSHVVQRTDGKDYIFAYRGKVPVMVKYRPSRNRLHPDTLAISSHASLPNIWTAWQAITPLVEELNVLLLEWPSLHYSVHILCSKCLKRGSPNPHSFPGELLSQPRPEGLTEIICPKNGSERVNVALVYPPSPTLVSPCPK, from the coding sequence ATGGCTGAGAATGAGACGAATCTGAGGACGGCCAGGATTTGGCGAGACGCAGCTTTACGCTCCAGGAAACTGAGGACCAACCTGCGCCAGCTCACTCTTAGCACCACCAACAACCAGAAAATCACCTTACCCGACGACATCAAGGAGATAGAAGTCCTCAACCTGGGCAATAATTCCCTTCAAGAGCTTCCTGAGGGTTTGGGCTCCACTCTCACCAAGCTTCGCATCCTGATCCTCCGCAGGAACAAGTTCACCTCTGTGCCATCTCCAATATTCCAGCTGTGTCACTTGGCTGAGCTGGATCTTAGTCACAACTGCTTGAGCCATTTATCGGAGGACATTGAGCATTTGAAGGGGCTGAAAAAGCTCTGCGTGAGCCACAACAAGATCCAGTACCTGCCTTCACAAATCGGGACATTGCAGGCGTTGGAGGAGTTTGATGTGAGCTTCAACGAGCTCCATGATTTCCCTAGGTCCTTCACGCAGCTCAAGAAGCTCAGGACACTCGACGTGGACCATAACAAACTCCAAAATTTCCCACCGGAGCTTCTTGCCCTCAGCGATTTGGAGGAACTTGATTGTTCAGGGAATAAACTAGAGGGCCTGCCAGGCAATATCACAATGCTGCAGTCACTCAAAATTGTGTGGCTCAGCAGCACCCATATCTCATTTTTACCTGAGACTTTCTGTGATCTGCAAAACCTGGAGAGCTTGATGCTCGATAATAATTCTCTTGCAGTGCTGCCGTGGTCGTTTGGAAAGATGCAGACGCTCAAAATGCTCAATCTTTCATCCAACTCCTTTGAAGATTTTCCTCAGGTTATTCTTACAATTACTAGTTTGGAGGAACTGTATTTGAGCAGAAATAAGTTGTCTTTCCTCCCAGACGAACTGGGCCAGCTGTCTAATCTCGCCAATTTGTGGTTGGACAATAATAGAATAACGTTTCTACCAGCCTCCATAGTGGAGCTGGAGAAACTGGAGGAGCTGGTTTTACAGGGTAACCAAATTGCCATCCTGCCAGACAATTTTGGAAAGCTCTCCAAAGTTAACATTTGGAAAGTTAAGGACAATCCTCTCATACAACCTCCGTATGAGGTGTGCATGAAGGGCATCCCGTATATAGCTGCCTATCAGAAGGAGCTTGCCCATGCCCAGACTGCTGTGAAACCAAGACTTAAACTTGTTTTGATGGGGCAGACAAATGCAGGGAAAACTAAGCTCAGGCAGTGTATAGTAAGCAAACCGTTGGATGCTAAGACAATAACTGGCGGCAGAGGGATCGATGTGACTAACTGGGTAGCAGATGCCCATCGCAGTCTTACATTTATTGTGTATGATTTATCAGGGAAGCAGAATTACGAACTCATTAAACCATTTTTTCTCTCGCCAGGCGCTCTGTACATAGTGGTAGTGAATTTGAAGTTGTACACATGTAAGACTTTTTACTCCAGCGTAGGCTATTTCCTTCACCTGCTTAGTGCCAAGGTTCCCCATGCAGTGGTGTGCGTTGTGGGAACACACATTGACCTCTGTACTGAGACAGAATTGGAGGAAAAGTGCTTGGATATCCACAGACAGATCTCTCTGCAGgaaaaaagagacacagagagtctGCGGACACTCGCCAAGCAGGTGGACGAAGCCTTGGAACAGGACTATGATGTCAGGGCATCAAGCCCTCATGTACTGTTTTATGGAGTCTCAGACAGAAACCTGAGACGTAAAAAAGCCCAGTTGCAGTACATGCTGAACAATCGACTACAGATCCTGTCCCCGGTCTTTTGTGTCAGTTGCGTGGAAATGCGAAATATTCAGCGATTAAAGGAGAAACTCATGTCAGTTGCAGATCATCGTGATATTTTTCCTAACCTTCACAGAGTACTGCCGAAGTCATGGCAGATGCTGGAGGAGCTCCATTTCAAGCCGCAGGATCTGTGGCTGTCGTGGTGGGACTCAGCTCGCCTGGGCCTGCAAGCAGGATTGACGGaagaccgtctgcaaagtgcactGTCCTACCTACATGAGAGTGGCAAACTGCTGTACTTTGAGGACAGTGTGACACTTAAAGAATTTGTCTTCCACAATCTGCCACGGTTCATTGCTGTCTTGAACGTCTTCTTTCAGAAGGACATTACTGCCATGCTAGAAAAATTAAATGCTGAAAGCGACTCGGAAGAGAATTCACAATTCACTTCTTCACAAATTCAGCACCATGTGGAAAGCTTTCTGCTGCAAGGCCTTCTGCCCTCCAACGTCATCCGGCAGCTCCTCAAACCCCTTGTGCAGACGCAGCAGGACTTGCACCTTATCATGGAGCTGCTTGAAAAGATGGGAGTTTGCTACTGTGTTAACAAACCTCGCAGCAAACCACTCAACGGGGCACCTGTGGTGTACAAGTTCCCCAGTCTGGTCAGCAGTGAGGAGCCTAACACTGAACCCTGGCAGAATGGTGGCTCATCAGTTCCTGGTCAGTTCTTCTCGGTGGAGCAGCTGCAGATTGAGTATACTTTTCCTTTTCTCATCCCTCCTGGACTTTTTGCACGGTTCAGCGTGCAAATCAACAGCCATGTTGTGCAACGCACCGACGGAAAGGATTACATCTTTGCCTACCGGGGTAAAGTGCCGGTGATGGTGAAGTACCGGCCTTCTCGAAACAGACTGCACCCGGATACCCTTGCCATTTCTAGTCATGCATCTTTACCAAATATCTGGACAGCTTGGCAAGCAATTACTCCACTGGTAGAGGAGCTGAACGTTCTTCTGCTGGAATGGCCTAGTCTCCATTATTCTGTACATATCCTGTGTTCCAAGTGCCTGAAGCGAGGGTCACCCAACCCACATTCTTTTCCAG
- the eri1 gene encoding 3'-5' exoribonuclease 1: protein MEEKCTKVLQSEMLVCVTEQGDSDQAKSEQKNGSCEETERADFSDPVYKEISLANGAINRMNRDELRAKCTELKLDTRGVKDVLKKRLKNYYKKQKLKQSASVASDDSYYDYICVVDFEATCEESNPRNFVHEIIEFPMVLIDTHTLEIVGSFQEYVKPKLNPQLSDFCVELTGITQKMVDEADPFPQVLHRVVAWLQEKELGTKYKYTLLTDGSWDMSKFLYTQCRQSRLRYPQFARNWINIRKSYGNYYKVPRNQTRLNCMLENLGMQYEGRPHCGLDDSHNIARVAIRMLKDGCRLRVNERMHDGELQNVSNTTVLEGAPPPQFPKSKN, encoded by the exons ATGGAGGAAAAGTGTACAAAAGTCCTTCAGTCTGAAAtgctggtgtgtgtgactgagcaGGGCGACAGCGACCAAGCTAAA TCTGAACAGAAAAACGGTTCCTGTGAAGAAACCGAACGTGCAGATTTCAGTGATCCGGTGTATAAAGAGATCTCTCTGGCTAATGGTGCTATTAACCGCATGAACAGAGATGAACTACGTGCTAAATGTACTGAGCTCAAGCTGGACACCAG AGGTGTGAAAGACGTCCTGAAGAAGCGTCTGAAGAACTACTATAAGAAGCAGAAGCTGAAGCAGTCTGCATCTGTAGCCTCCGACGACTCGTATTACGACTATATCTGCGTGGTGGACTTTGAGGCTACGTGTGAAGAGAGTAACCCACGTAACTTTGTCCACGAAATCATCGAGTTCCCAATGGTCCTTatcgacacacacactttggagATT GTCGGGTCGTTTCAGGAATACGTGAAGCCCAAGTTGAACCCGCAGCTCTCAGATTTCTGTGTGGAGCTTACAGGAATAACACAG AAAATGGTGGACGAGGCAGATCCCTTCCCTCAGGTTTTACACAGAGTGGTGGCCTGGCTGCAGGAGAAAGAACTGGGAACCAAGTACAAATACACCCTGCTGACAGATGG GTCTTGGGATATGAGTAAATTCCTTTACACGCAATGCCGCCAGAGTCGGCTGCGATATCCTCAGTTTGCTAGAAATTGGATTAACATCAGAAAGTCTTATGGAAACTATTATAAG GTGCCTCGAAACCAGACAAGGCTGAACTGCATGTTGGAGAATCTCGGCATGCAGTACGAAGGCCGACCTCACTGCGGCCTCGATGACTCGCACAACATCGCTCGTGTTGCCATCCGCATGCTGAAGGACGGCTGTCGGCTGCGGGTGAACGAGCGTATGCATGATGGCGAGCTGCAGAATGTGTCCAATACAACGGTGTTGGAAGGAGCGCCGCCTCCTCAGTTCCCCAAAAGCAAAAACTAA
- the ppp1r3b gene encoding protein phosphatase 1 regulatory subunit 3B has translation MPVKLVMPLYLSNDDFQSRMSVKCKMPLRPCLHRRTVAQFGFHSPLQQAESQEQKRGKAKKQVSFADHKGLSLAVVKIFSEFDDHIDIPFSIQQLFATALDVSEEDDKLVLDFKQPSADYLQFRQRLEQDLVCLEHCVLKDRAIAGTIKVKNLSYEKSVKVRITFDTWKSHTDVDCQYVNDTYLGSDWDTFSFEVNLPALMEPQERVEFAVFYVVDGTTHWDSNQGQNYKITRSVLKKKSMSDACNRQQNYSDWDTYFDRFGSPRCSNGIFPEWPSYTGYEDLGPYY, from the coding sequence ATGCCAGTTAAACTGGTGATGCCGCTTTATCTGTCGAACGATGACTTCCAGAGCAGGATGTCTGTGAAGTGTAAGATGCCTCTGCGTCCATGTCTGCACAGGCGAACTGTAGCTCAGTTCGGCTTCCACTCTCCTCTTCAGCAGGCCGAGTCTCAGGAACAGAAACGCGGCAAGGCCAAAAAGCAGGTCTCCTTCGCCGACCACAAGGGCCTGTCCCTTGCTGTGGTGAAGATTTTTTCTGAGTTCGACGACCATATCGACATCCCGTTCAGCATCCAGCAGCTTTTTGCTACGGCGCTTGATGTCTCTGAGGAGGACGACAAGCTGGTGCTGGACTTCAAGCAGCCGAGCGCTGATTACCTGCAGTTTCGCCAGCGGCTAGAGCAAGACTTGGTCTGTCTCGAGCATTGTGTGCTGAAGGACCGGGCCATTGCGGGGACAATCAAAGTCAAAAACCTGTCCTACGAAAAGTCAGTGAAGGTGCGCATCACGTTTGACACGTGGAAAAGCCACACTGACGTCGACTGCCAGTACGTCAACGACACGTACCTAGGCTCTGATTGGGACACCTTCTCATTCGAGGTAAATTTACCAGCACTGATGGAGCCTCAGGAGCGCGTGGAGTTTGCTGTGTTTTACGTGGTGGATGGGACCACTCACTGGGACAGCAACCAGGGCCAGAACTATAAAATCACCCGCTCTGTTCTGAAGAAGAAGAGCATGAGTGATGCCTGTAACAGACAGCAGAACTACAGTGACTGGGACACATACTTTGACCGATTCGGCAGCCCGAGGTGCTCAAACGGCATTTTTCCAGAGTGGCCGAGCTACACCGGGTACGAGGACCTCGGTCCGTATTACTGA